The window TAAAAAACGATCGTTTCGTCGTGGCCAAGGCTTGAGGGTTCACAGTCCAGGACTGAAATTGTCTCAACAAACGAAATATCTCCGGGCGTGGGAGCCTCGAACGACGGCCCCCCGTCCACCAAACGCATCGTCTCCGCAGCGCCTGCAGATGAAAGAACAGAATCCGCCTCGATTTCAGATCCGTCATCCAGAATAACGGAAGTCGCTTTTCCTTTCGCCTGCCGAATCTCTCGAACCCCGGACCGTAAACGAAGTTCGCCCCCCAGGGACCGGAAGTGCCGAACGAGCTTCTTGAGAATGAGACGAATCCCGTCAAACGGTCGTCCAAACCCTTCGAAGAAGATCGCCTGAAACATGATCACGAACTGGCTGAAATCCATGTCATGTGCCGTCGCACTGCCGTAAAACATGAGGGGGCAGAAAATCATGTCTACCAACAAGGGATCCGACAGATATGAACTGACCACATCCCGGGCCGAGGAGGCCGAGCGTTCCAGCGCCAGAGGGTCATGCTCCCGTATTCGCACCAATAGCTTCTGAAAACCGTCGGCCTGAGAAGGAAATGCCCGTTCGACTTCCTGCTGAAAGAAACAGAAGTCATTGTTAAATTCGAGGCGACAGCCGGGGAAAACCACTGACGATTTCAACTGCGGCCGCAGGTCAAAGTCATCCCAACTCATTCGCAACTGACGAAGCAGCTTACTTAACGGCCCGTGTTTTGTACCCGGCTTTGCATAGTTGGTAATGGCATGCAAACCAACGTCAAAGTTACGCTTCCGTAATCGATAAAATGAATTCAGCCCACCAATGGTGGTGTGACGCTCAAGGATGCATACTTTTTTTTCGTAGTACGCAAGCCGGACGCCGGCAGACAGCCCTGACATTCCAGCCCCGATAATGACCGTATCGTACCGCACT is drawn from Planctomycetaceae bacterium and contains these coding sequences:
- a CDS encoding NAD(P)/FAD-dependent oxidoreductase codes for the protein MRYDTVIIGAGMSGLSAGVRLAYYEKKVCILERHTTIGGLNSFYRLRKRNFDVGLHAITNYAKPGTKHGPLSKLLRQLRMSWDDFDLRPQLKSSVVFPGCRLEFNNDFCFFQQEVERAFPSQADGFQKLLVRIREHDPLALERSASSARDVVSSYLSDPLLVDMIFCPLMFYGSATAHDMDFSQFVIMFQAIFFEGFGRPFDGIRLILKKLVRHFRSLGGELRLRSGVREIRQAKGKATSVILDDGSEIEADSVLSSAGAAETMRLVDGGPSFEAPTPGDISFVETISVLDCEPSSLGHDETIVFYSDVPEFCYDRPSEPVDLRSGIICSPNNFDYSSPLEDGRIRITALADPDYWMSLPEEEYQRQKVVWNDRIIASAVKHIPDFRGHVVDTDVFTPRTIKRFTGHLNGCVYGAPVKFVNGQTTLSNLYLCGTDQGFLGIVGAMLSGITIANRYLLK